The Thermodesulfobacteriota bacterium genome contains a region encoding:
- a CDS encoding DUF4911 domain-containing protein, with amino-acid sequence MPNIFIKLKNPSQTVYFQSIIGTYTHIAWTRTENAEEGIIKVAATDDTISEASRILQELKSEIEFDEIK; translated from the coding sequence ATGCCAAACATCTTTATAAAGCTGAAAAACCCAAGCCAAACAGTTTATTTTCAATCAATTATCGGCACATACACTCATATTGCCTGGACCCGAACAGAAAACGCTGAGGAGGGAATAATTAAGGTTGCCGCAACAGACGATACGATTTCCGAAGCAAGTCGCATACTCCAAGAGTTGAAGTCCGAAATAGAATTTGACGAAATTAAATAA